One genomic segment of Brassica napus cultivar Da-Ae chromosome A3, Da-Ae, whole genome shotgun sequence includes these proteins:
- the LOC106345903 gene encoding uncharacterized protein LOC106345903, giving the protein MILFCNSIDTLYPKPSLPHKSHFFSLSDTKLRNLSFAGFPHLRIKSCLKSASSSEIDMVRNKEGVFAPKEKKVVVLWDLDNKPPRGPPFEAATELRRVAEHLGRVVEISAYANRHAFIHLPHWVVEERRSRRSLDFAERKGEVVPEEPYVCGVCGRKCRTNLDLKKHFKQLHERERQKKVNRMRSLKGKKRQKFKERYVSGNEKYNEAARRLLTPKVGYGLEAELRRAGVYVKTVEDKPQAADWAVKRQIQHSMTRGIDWLVLVSDDKDFSDMLRKAREADLGTVVVSDRDGVLGRQADLWVPWMGVENGEIGEKDLVPEKRRRFDEEGEEEEEGDGLFSLAYDEDEREEMRVESDGFGRFSVSAFSEDEGDFALSDSDDDSDDELSF; this is encoded by the coding sequence ATGATTTTATTCTGCAATTCAATTGACACCCTTTATCCAAAACCTTCCCTTCCCCACAAATCTCACTTCTTTTCCCTCTCCGATACAAAACTCCGAAACCTTAGCTTCGCCGGGTTCCCTCATCTCCGGATCAAATCATGCCTCAAATCAGCTTCTTCCTCCGAAATCGACATGGTGAGGAACAAAGAAGGAGTCTTCGCTCCCAAGGAGAAGAAAGTAGTCGTCTTGTGGGACCTCGACAACAAACCTCCCCGCGGGCCTCCTTTCGAGGCCGCGACGGAGCTCCGGCGAGTCGCGGAGCACCTCGGCCGAGTCGTCGAGATCTCGGCCTACGCGAACCGCCACGCTTTCATCCACTTACCTCACTGGGTCGTCGAGGAGCGGCGATCGAGGAGGAGCCTCGACTTCGCGGAGAGGAAAGGCGAAGTGGTCCCGGAGGAGCCGTACGTCTGCGGCGTGTGTGGACGGAAGTGCAGGACGAATCTTGATCTGAAGAAGCATTTCAAGCAGCTTCACGAGAGGGAGAGGCAGAAGAAGGTGAACCGCATGAGGTCGTTGAAAGGGAAGAAGCGTCAGAAGTTTAAGGAGCGTTACGTCTCCGGGAACGAGAAGTACAACGAGGCGGCGAGGAGGCTGCTCACGCCGAAAGTCGGGTACGGGCTCGAGGCCGAGCTGAGGAGAGCGGGGGTTTACGTGAAGACGGTGGAGGATAAGCCGCAGGCGGCGGATTGGGCGGTGAAGAGGCAGATACAGCATTCGATGACGCGTGGGATTGACTGGTTGGTTTTGGTGTCGGATGATAAGGACTTTTCGGATATGTTGAGGAAGGCGAGGGAGGCTGATCTCGGGACGGTTGTGGTGAGTGATAGGGATGGTGTGTTGGGGCGGCAGGCTGATTTGTGGGTGCCTTGGATGGGGGTGGAGAATGGGGAGATTGGGGAGAAGGATTTGGTGCCGGAGAAGAGACGGCGGTTTGATGAGGagggggaggaggaggaggagggggaTGGGTTGTTTTCGTTGGCGTATGATGAGGATGAGAGGGAGGAGATGAGGGTGGAGAGTGATGGGTTTGGGAGGTTTAGTGTGTCTGCGTTTTCGGAAGATGAGGGGGATTTTGCGTTGAGTGATAGTGATGATGATAGTGACGATGAGCTTAGCTTCTGA
- the LOC106345902 gene encoding zinc finger CCCH domain-containing protein 63-like produces MDFDSNGGNKRVFNRLGGPTRPAQQTNTRQQVCFHWRAGRCYRNPCQFLHRELPAGPVPNHANKRAPDESGFAGPSHRRGPGFNGSHSSNNNNNTWGRFGGNSRAVVTKTEKVCRFWVDGSCSHGEKCRFLHCWSKGDGFSLLTQLDGHEKLVSGIALPSGSDKLYTGSKDGTIRVWDCASGQCTSVLNLGAEVGCVITEGPWLLVGMPNLVKAWNMETNADQSLSGPVGQVYSLVVGTDLLFAGTQDGSILAWRYNAATNCFEPAASLMGHTLAVVTLYVGANRLYSGSMDKSIKVWSLENLQCIQTLTDHTSVVMSLICWDQFLLSCSLDNTVKIWAAVEGGNLEVTYTHKEENGMLALCGVHDAEAKPVLLCSCNDNTLRLYDLPSFTERGKIFAKQEIRSIQIGPGGIFFTGDGTGQVKVWKWSTAPAAAAMS; encoded by the exons ATGGATTTCGATTCGAACGGAGGAAACAAACGAGTCTTCAACCGACTCGGCGGGCCAACTCGCCCCGCGCAGCAAACCAACACACGGCAACAAGTCTGCTTCCACTGGCGAGCGGGACGGTGCTACCGAAACCCTTGCCAGTTCCTCCACCGAGAGCTACCTGCTGGCCCCGTTCCGAATCACGCGAACAAAAGGGCCCCCGACGAGTCCGGGTTCGCGGGCCCGAGTCACCGGAGAGGACCCGGGTTCAACGGGAGCCACTCTAGTAATAACAATAACAACACCTGGGGGAGGTTCGGTGGGAACAGCAGGGCGGTTGTGACGAAGACGGAGAAGGTGTGCAGGTTTTGGGTGGATGGGAGCTGTAGCCACGGTGAGAAGTGTAGGTTCTTGCATTGCTGGAGCAAAGGAGATGGGTTCTCGTTGCTGACGCAGCTTGATGGGCATGAGAAGCTTGTGAGTGGGATCGCTTTGCCGTCTGGATCTGATAAGCTTTACACTGGGAGTAAAGATGGGACTATTCGTGTTTGGGATTGTGCTTCTGGACAG TGTACAAGCGTACTCAATCTTGGTGCGGAAGTTGGTTGTGTGATTACTGAAGGCCCATGGCTATTGGTTGGCATGCCAAATCTAGTGAAG GCTTGGAATATGGAAACCAACGCAGACCAGAGTCTCAGTGGACCTGTTGGCCAAGTGTATTCTCTTGTTGTGGGCACTGATCTACTCTTTGCAGGCACACAG GACGGTTCTATATTGGCATGGAGATATAATGCTGCCACCAACTGCTTTGAACCGGCGGCGTCACTAATGGGCCACACACTTGCAGTTGTTACCTTGTATGTTGGAGCGAACAGGCTCTATTCAGGGTCCATGGACAAATCCATAAAA GTTTGGAGCCTTGAGAATCTTCAGTGTATACAAACTCTAACAGATCATACATCAGTTGTGATGTCTCTCATTTGCTGGGATCAGTTTCTTTTGTCTTGCTCATTGGACAACACTGTCAAG atATGGGCTGCAGTTGAAGGAGGCAACTTGGAAGTTACATACACTCACAAAGAAGAAAAT GGAATGTTAGCTTTATGCGGTGTACATGATGCAGAAGCCAAACCGGTTTTGCTGTGCTCTTGCAACGACAACACCTTGCGTCTCTACGACTTACCATC ATTTACGGAGAGGGGCAAAATCTTTGCGAAGCAAGAGATAAGGTCAATCCAGATAGGTCCAGGTGGCATATTTTTCACGGGTGATGGAACCGGTCAAGTTAAAGTATGGAAGTGGTCCACTGCACCAGCCGCCGCAGCTATGTCTTGA
- the LOC106345901 gene encoding protein HOTHEAD isoform X2, which produces MSFQTLWLFRIVLIVTFISHASCFPDQAGYYSFTKDAKLAPMFARFDYIIIGGGTSGCALAATLSQNASVLVLERGGSPYENPAATDIGNFATTLSNTSPKSWSQLFISEDGVYNTRARVLGGGSVLNAGFYTRAGDDYVKEAEWESGEVEAAYEWVEEKVAFQPPVMGWQTALKDGLLEAGEFPYNGFTYDHINGTKIGATIFDQAGHRHTAANLLEHANPDTLAVYLHATVHKILFTTKGRPRPKAYGVIFQDANGVLHKAELAKIATNEVILSAGAIGSPQLLMLSGVGPMAHLTAHKIKPVVLDHPMVGQGMGDNPMNAIFIPSPTPVEVSLIQVVGITKHNSYIEGASGVIFSYSWTRNYFDGVLNYLNETSRTNTSTTFSTQSITDFFKSIHPLLSATTKAGLILQKVAGPVSRGHLELRNTNPNDNPSVRFNYYQEPEDLKKCVEGITTIIKVINSKAFAKFKYPDGTIHGLLDLILSIPTNLRPRHVTSVFDLRQFCIDTVMTIWHYHGGCQVGRVVDKNYKVLGIDGLRVIDGSTFLKSPGTNPQATVMMLGRYMGQKILRERGAFHKKDEEA; this is translated from the exons ATGAGTTTTCAAACATTATGGCTATTTCGCATAGTTCTCATCGTAACATTCATCTCCCATGCCTCGTGTTTTCCAGATCAAG CTGGGTACTATAGTTTTACGAAAGATGCAAAACTCGCACCAATGTTCGCTCGCTTCGATTACATAATCATCGGAGGAGGAACCTCCGGTTGCGCGCTAGCCGCAACGCTCTCTCAAAACGCTAGCGTTTTGGTTCTTGAGCGCGGCGGCTCGCCATACGAAAACCCGGCGGCGACGGATATAGGAAACTTCGCCACAACACTCTCAAACACATCACCCAAGTCATGGTCGCAGCTATTCATCTCCGAAGACGGCGTTTATAACACACGCGCGCGTGTTCTAGGAGGAGGCTCGGTGCTAAACGCCGGATTCTACACACGTGCCGGGGATGACTACGTGAAGGAGGCTGAGTGGGAGAGCGGTGAAGTAGAAGCTGCTTATGAGTGGGTCGAGGAGAAAGTAGCGTTTCAACCGCCGGTGATGGGATGGCAAACGGCGTTGAAAGATGGGCTTTTGGAGGCTGGAGAGTTTCCGTACAATGGTTTCACGTACGATCATATCAATGGGACCAAGATCGGTGCTACGATATTTGATCAAGCCGGTCATAGACATACTGCTGCTAATTTGTTGGAGCATGCTAATCCGGACACGCTTGCTGTCTATTTGCATGCTACAGTTCACAAGATCCTCTTCACAACCAAAG GAAGGCCAAGGCCAAAAGCGTACGGAGTGATATTTCAAGATGCAAATGGAGTGTTACACAAGGCAGAGCTGGCGAAAATCGCAACGAACGAGGTGATTTTGTCCGCGGGTGCCATCGGGAGCCCGCAACTGCTGATGCTTAGCGGTGTGGGTCCTATGGCTCATCTTACGGCTCACAAGATTAAACCGGTGGTCTTAGATCATCCAATGGTCGGGCAAGGGATGGGAGATAATCCGATGAATGCCATCTTTATTCCTTCTCCTACGCCCGTGGAGGTTTCTCTAATACAAGTCGTTGGGATCACAAAACATAATAGTTACATCGAAGGAGCAAGTGGCGTAATCTTTTCTTATAGTTGGACTCGTAATTATTTCGATGGTGTTTTGAATTATCTCAACGAG ACAAGCCGTACTAATACATCTACAACATTCTCGACTCAATCCATCACAGATTTTTTCAAGTCTATACATCCGTTATTGAGTGCAACAACAAAAGCCGGTTTGATTCTCCAGAAAGTGGCTGGACCGGTCTCGAGAGGTCACTTGGAGCTTAGGAACACAAACCCAAATGATAATCCTTCAGTGAGGTTTAACTACTACCAAGAGCCAGAGGATCTAAAGAAATGTGTTGAAGGGATTACCACTATTATTAAAGTGATTAACTCCAAGGCATTTGCGAAATTCAAGTACCCCGACGGGACCATACATGGCTTGCTCGATCTAATACTAAGCATTCCCACTAATCTAAGACCGAGACACGTAACCTCGGTGTTTGATTTAAGACAGTTTTGCATAGACACTGTGATGACTATTTGGCATTACCATGGAGGTTGCCAAGTTGGAAGAGTGGTAGACAAGAATTACAAAGTCTTAGGTATTGATGGTTTAAGGGTTATAGATGGATCAACATTTCTCAAGTCTCCGGGGACTAACCCTCAAGCTACGGTTATGATGCTTGGAAg GTATATGGGACAAAAGATTCTTCGAGAGAGGGGAGCTTTCCACaaaaaggatgaagaagcatGA
- the LOC106345900 gene encoding protein HOTHEAD-like, whose amino-acid sequence MGFHMFPSVLVIIFILHGSSYSHKDKGFYGFMKNATSAPTYARFDYIVIGGGTSGCSLAATLSQNASVLVLERGGSPYDNPRATDIENFANTLLNITPNSWSQPFISEDGVYNTRARVLGGDSVLNAGFYSRAEEYYVKEAEWEMEEVEAAYEWVERKLVFEPQVTGWQSALKDGLLEAGVLPYNGFTFKHIIGTKIGGSTFDSAGHKHSAADLLEYANPDKIAVYLHATVHKILFTTKGNQRPKAYGMIYQDADGMFHKVELAENAMNEVILSAGALGSPQLLMLSGVGPRAHLEAQGVDPVVIDHPMVGQGMGDNPMNSVIVPSPQPVELSLPQVVGITRFGNFIEGFSGLSLSYNLTRMFFETRLSTQSITSFINSSDFQLNLIEIDGVIFQKVDGPFSRGYLELRNTNPDDNPSVTFNYYQEPEDLEKCVKGLETTIEVINSNAFSKYKYLNATGRELLNRMLGLPTNLRPRHVTSVFNLRQFCIDTVMSVWHYHGGCQVGRVVDKDYKVLGIDALRVIDGSTFLKSPGTNPQATVMMLGRYMGQKILRERNASGEKRD is encoded by the exons ATGGGTTTTCATATGTTTCCTTCTGTTCTCGTCATAATTTTCATATTGCATGGCTCCAGTTattcccataaagataaag GGTTTTACGGATTTATGAAAAATGCAACATCAGCACCAACGTATGCTCGCTTCGACTACATAGTTATTGGAGGAGGAACCTCGGGTTGTTCATTAGCTGCAACACTCTCTCAAAACGCTAGCGTTTTGGTTCTCGAACGCGGCGGCTCTCCCTACGACAATCCGAGGGCCACAGACATCGAAAACTTCGCCAACACGCTCTTAAACATCACACCAAACTCGTGGTCGCAGCCTTTCATCTCCGAGGACGGCGTTTACAACACACGTGCACGCGTCCTCGGAGGTGACTCGGTGCTGAACGCTGGGTTTTACTCACGTGCGGAAGAGTATTACGTGAAGGAGGCTGAGTGGGAGATGGAGGAAGTGGAGGCTGCTTACGAGTGGGTCGAGAGGAAACTTGTGTTCGAGCCACAAGTAACCGGATGGCAATCTGCGTTAAAAGATGGGCTTTTGGAGGCTGGTGTGTTACCGTACAACGGTTTCACCTTTAAACATATTATAGGAACGAAGATTGGCGGTTCCACCTTCGACTCTGCCGGCCATAAACACTCGGCCGCGGATTTGTTAGAGTATGCTAATCCGGACAAAATTGCTGTCTACTTGCACGCTACTGTGCACAAAATCCTCTTCACCACAAAAG GAAACCAAAGACCTAAAGCGTACGGAATGATATATCAAGACGCGGATGGAATGTTCCACAAGGTAGAGCTGGCAGAAAATGCAATGAACGAGGTGATTTTGTCGGCAGGTGCACTTGGCAGCCCTCAGCTGTTGATGCTAAGCGGTGTAGGTCCTAGGGCTCATCTTGAAGCCCAAGGGGTGGACCCCGTGGTTATAGATCACCCCATGGTTGGACAAGGGATGGGAGATAATCCTATGAACAGTGTGATTGTCCCCTCTCCTCAACCTGTAGAATTGTCCCTCCCTCAGGTCGTTGGAATCACCAGGTTTGGCAATTTCATTGAAGGTTTTAGTGGATTGAGTCTCTCTTATAACTTGACACGTATGTTCTTTGAG ACAAGACTCTCCACTCAATCAATCACAAGTTTTATCAACTCCAGTGATTTTCAATTGAATTTGATTGAAATTGATGGCGTCATCTTCCAAAAAGTCGATGGTCCGTTCTCTAGAGGTTACTTAGAACTCAGGAATACCAATCCAGATGATAACCCTTCTGTGACATTCAACTACTACCAAGAGCCAGAAGATCTTGAGAAATGTGTTAAAGGACTTGAAACCACTATTGAAGTGATAAACTCGAATGCATTCTCCAAATACAAGTATTTGAATGCAACCGGACGCGAGTTGCTCAATCGCATGCTGGGCCTTCCCACCAATCTGAGGCCGAGGCACGTAACTTCAGTGTTCAACTTGAGGCAATTTTGCATCGACACCGTGATGTCTGTTTGGCATTACCATGGAGGTTGCCAAGTTGGAAGAGTGGTCGACAAGGATTACAAAGTTTTAGGCATTGATGCGTTGAGGGTCATCGATGGATCCACTTTTCTTAAGTCTCCTGGGACTAATCCTCAAGCCACGGTAATGATGCTCGGAAG GTACATGGGGCAGAAGATTCTTCGAGAGAGAAATGCTTCCGGGGAAAAAAGGGACTAA
- the LOC106351040 gene encoding ethylene-responsive transcription factor ERF025-like, which translates to MSNSSDSPTTGNKQTFNVPSIALPSKSSDQSPQTSPGSSSSPSPSPARITATRTSGRHSFFRGIRLRNGKWVSEIREPRKTTRIWLGTYPVPEMAAAAYDVASLALKGSESVLNFPGLVLSYVAPASNSAKDIRAAAARAAEMKQPGKEEEEEEEEALYSSLEFMDEEAMLNMPSLFTEMAEGMLMSPPRMTDLWMDDSPENHEGDSLWSYK; encoded by the coding sequence ATGTCAAACAGTAGTGATTCTCCGACCACGGGGAATAAACAAACGTTTAATGTACCTTCCATCGCATTGCCTTCCAAATCTTCTGATCAGTCTCCCCAAACATCTCCAGgctcatcttcttccccatccCCATCGCCGGCGAGAATAACGGCGACTAGAACATCCGGCCGGCACTCATTTTTCAGAGGAATCCGGCTACGGAACGGGAAATGGGTATCTGAGATTCGAGAGCCGCGTAAAACGACGCGAATATGGCTCGGGACTTATCCGGTGCCGGAGATGGCAGCTGCCGCTTACGACGTGGCGTCGCTAGCTCTGAAAGGCTCGGAGTCAGTTTTGAATTTTCCCGGTTTGGTTTTGAGTTATGTGGCTCCGGCTTCGAACTCTGCCAAGGATATAAGAGCTGCTGCCGCGAGAGCAGCAGAGATGAAGCAACCCggaaaggaggaggaggaagaagaagaagaagcgttGTATTCTTCGTTGGAGTTTATGGACGAGGAAGCGATGTTGAATATGCCGAGTTTGTTTACGGAGATGGCGGAAGGGATGCTGATGAGTCCACCAAGAATGACGGATCTATGGATGGATGATTCGCCGGAGAATCATGAAGGAGATAGTCTCTGGAGTTACAAATGA
- the LOC106345901 gene encoding protein HOTHEAD isoform X1: MSFQTLWLFRIVLIVTFISHASCFPDQAGYYSFTKDAKLAPMFARFDYIIIGGGTSGCALAATLSQNASVLVLERGGSPYENPAATDIGNFATTLSNTSPKSWSQLFISEDGVYNTRARVLGGGSVLNAGFYTRAGDDYVKEAEWESGEVEAAYEWVEEKVAFQPPVMGWQTALKDGLLEAGEFPYNGFTYDHINGTKIGATIFDQAGHRHTAANLLEHANPDTLAVYLHATVHKILFTTKGRPRPKAYGVIFQDANGVLHKAELAKIATNEVILSAGAIGSPQLLMLSGVGPMAHLTAHKIKPVVLDHPMVGQGMGDNPMNAIFIPSPTPVEVSLIQVVGITKHNSYIEGASGVIFSYSWTRNYFDGVLNYLNEMQTSRTNTSTTFSTQSITDFFKSIHPLLSATTKAGLILQKVAGPVSRGHLELRNTNPNDNPSVRFNYYQEPEDLKKCVEGITTIIKVINSKAFAKFKYPDGTIHGLLDLILSIPTNLRPRHVTSVFDLRQFCIDTVMTIWHYHGGCQVGRVVDKNYKVLGIDGLRVIDGSTFLKSPGTNPQATVMMLGRYMGQKILRERGAFHKKDEEA, from the exons ATGAGTTTTCAAACATTATGGCTATTTCGCATAGTTCTCATCGTAACATTCATCTCCCATGCCTCGTGTTTTCCAGATCAAG CTGGGTACTATAGTTTTACGAAAGATGCAAAACTCGCACCAATGTTCGCTCGCTTCGATTACATAATCATCGGAGGAGGAACCTCCGGTTGCGCGCTAGCCGCAACGCTCTCTCAAAACGCTAGCGTTTTGGTTCTTGAGCGCGGCGGCTCGCCATACGAAAACCCGGCGGCGACGGATATAGGAAACTTCGCCACAACACTCTCAAACACATCACCCAAGTCATGGTCGCAGCTATTCATCTCCGAAGACGGCGTTTATAACACACGCGCGCGTGTTCTAGGAGGAGGCTCGGTGCTAAACGCCGGATTCTACACACGTGCCGGGGATGACTACGTGAAGGAGGCTGAGTGGGAGAGCGGTGAAGTAGAAGCTGCTTATGAGTGGGTCGAGGAGAAAGTAGCGTTTCAACCGCCGGTGATGGGATGGCAAACGGCGTTGAAAGATGGGCTTTTGGAGGCTGGAGAGTTTCCGTACAATGGTTTCACGTACGATCATATCAATGGGACCAAGATCGGTGCTACGATATTTGATCAAGCCGGTCATAGACATACTGCTGCTAATTTGTTGGAGCATGCTAATCCGGACACGCTTGCTGTCTATTTGCATGCTACAGTTCACAAGATCCTCTTCACAACCAAAG GAAGGCCAAGGCCAAAAGCGTACGGAGTGATATTTCAAGATGCAAATGGAGTGTTACACAAGGCAGAGCTGGCGAAAATCGCAACGAACGAGGTGATTTTGTCCGCGGGTGCCATCGGGAGCCCGCAACTGCTGATGCTTAGCGGTGTGGGTCCTATGGCTCATCTTACGGCTCACAAGATTAAACCGGTGGTCTTAGATCATCCAATGGTCGGGCAAGGGATGGGAGATAATCCGATGAATGCCATCTTTATTCCTTCTCCTACGCCCGTGGAGGTTTCTCTAATACAAGTCGTTGGGATCACAAAACATAATAGTTACATCGAAGGAGCAAGTGGCGTAATCTTTTCTTATAGTTGGACTCGTAATTATTTCGATGGTGTTTTGAATTATCTCAACGAG ATGCAGACAAGCCGTACTAATACATCTACAACATTCTCGACTCAATCCATCACAGATTTTTTCAAGTCTATACATCCGTTATTGAGTGCAACAACAAAAGCCGGTTTGATTCTCCAGAAAGTGGCTGGACCGGTCTCGAGAGGTCACTTGGAGCTTAGGAACACAAACCCAAATGATAATCCTTCAGTGAGGTTTAACTACTACCAAGAGCCAGAGGATCTAAAGAAATGTGTTGAAGGGATTACCACTATTATTAAAGTGATTAACTCCAAGGCATTTGCGAAATTCAAGTACCCCGACGGGACCATACATGGCTTGCTCGATCTAATACTAAGCATTCCCACTAATCTAAGACCGAGACACGTAACCTCGGTGTTTGATTTAAGACAGTTTTGCATAGACACTGTGATGACTATTTGGCATTACCATGGAGGTTGCCAAGTTGGAAGAGTGGTAGACAAGAATTACAAAGTCTTAGGTATTGATGGTTTAAGGGTTATAGATGGATCAACATTTCTCAAGTCTCCGGGGACTAACCCTCAAGCTACGGTTATGATGCTTGGAAg GTATATGGGACAAAAGATTCTTCGAGAGAGGGGAGCTTTCCACaaaaaggatgaagaagcatGA